Part of the Pseudomonas baltica genome is shown below.
CAAGCGTGCCGACCTGCCCTATTTCGGCCGCCGGTATTATCCATTGGGCACGCTGATGAAGGATCGATTCGATTTCCAGGCCTACGCCACCGGCAGCTCCCCGACCCTGGCCAGCCAGGGCTACGTGGAACTGAGCCTGCAATTCGGGCTATTGATGCCGGGGCTCAGCGAGCAGCCCGAAGACCCGCGCATCGATAAAGGCCTCATCCCGCGGGAGCAGCGCCTCGAACATATCGCCCGCAAGGTGTCAGCCAGCCTGATGTTCGGTACCGATGAAGAGATCACCGCCTACGCCAAAGGCCAAACCCGCTATGAGCTGGCAGCCCACCCCATCAGTGTGCTGGTGTTTCTCAAGAACTGGATCATCCCATTCTGGGGCAGTGTCGAAGAGGTCAAAGAAGGCCTGGGCGACGGCGATTTCCCCAAGGTATTCCTGGGGCTGCTGGGGATTGCTTTCGACGTGCTGGCGATCATCGTGCCTGGCGTCAAAGCCATCTCCCAGATCACTCGCATCGCCCTGCTGACCACCAGCCGAGCGCTGCGCAGCAGCCTGGTGCAAACCACCAAGGCAACCGGCGCCTTTTTACTGCGCGCCGGCAAGGAGATGATCCCGATCCTGGCGCTGGTCGACTTGAGCAGACTCGCCGGCCGCGGGGCCTTGGGCGCCGCCCGAGGCGCCGCACGCCTGGCACTGGTGGATGGTGCCTCCAAGGCCGCGCTGATCTCGCTGCGCAGCACCATCAAAGCCAGCCCGCGGCGCCTGGTGCAGCTATTCACCCCCCCTGAAGACTTCATGGATGCCTGGCGCGCCGCCACCACCGCCAAGCTCAAGAACCAGGGCTTCCAGCTGAAGGCGGTAAGCCCTCGCAAGGGCGTGCTGGTATACAACGACCGCCTGGGAGCTCGCCCGCAGAACTACCTGACCGACTCCGTGACCGGTAAACCCTATGGACCTGCCCTGTGGCCGCTCAACGACGCTGGCGACCTCGGTTTGCGCGGCCCCGGAATCATCAAGCTGAAGCAGGAAGGCGGCGGCCTCAGCTTCCCCGATCCGCAGCCGGACCTGACCAAGGTGTGGGTGAAATGGGGCGAGGAGCTCTATCTGGAGGTTGGCAGCGCACGTTATAAACATGTGATCCTCGCTGACGACAGCCACGTACTGCGACGCACCAACGACACCCAGCTCAAGCGTACCGATGACTTCGCAGCGGTGATCTGCCGACCCAAGCGCGGGCTAGAGCCAGACCCGTGCCGGGTCAAGTCCTTTCGTAATACCGACTTCGTCGATGCCCCGGTACTCAGCGAACCCGGCCGGGACGTCGTGCTCTGGTTCAACAACCGCACACTGAGCGCCAATGCCGAGGGTCGATTCGTTGACAATGAAGCCCTGTGGACGGTGCGCGGTAACGGCAAACTGGTACGGGTCGGCAAGAAAAAATACCTGCCCGCCGATGCACTGCCACACGTTCAGGTACAGGTAAACGGCGGCAATGACCTGTTCAAGCAGGTGCCCCTGGAGGGCGGCGTGTTTGCGGAAGTTGCCGACAGCCGCACGGTGTCCGGCGTCGTGGCCCAATACAAGACATCCACAGGCCAGGTACTGGTGGTGCGTGCAGACGACAATCTGTATTACCGTGCCGACTACGCGCCTGGCGACACCTCGCTGGAAATGCAGCGCATGACCCTGAGCCCGGACGTGGCCAATCAGCCGGTGACCGAGGACGACTACCTGGCGTTGATTCACAACGGCTCGGGCGAGGCGCATCGGGTCATACCGCTGCTCAGCCCCAAGCAACTGGCGGATGATCTGAAGTTGATTGAAGCCGACCTGGCCAACCGAACCGATCTGGCGCTGGAGCAATTCATTGGCGGGCCTTTCAACATGCACACATCGCCAGCCGAAGCCGCGCTGTTCTGCAAATACACCCAGACCCGCCTGATCAGCCACGCCAAGGACACCGCGGGCTACCGCTTCAGCCTGAACGCCGAGACGCCCCTGGCCGTCCGCGAACGTTTGGCCGGGGACCTGAATGTGCTTTATCGGGACGCACTGTTCGATGCCGACAGCATCCTTGCCCGCGAGACGCTGCGCAGCAGCACACATACCGGCAAGAACCTCGCCTACCTGCATGTACGCTTCAAGGATGAAGCCCGGCCTGACCGCCTGTATTACGCGTGGTCCGGGGAAAAATCAGCGGTCCGGGTGCCGTTGGCGGAATTGGAAGATGCCCTGCGGGCTGGCACATCGCAGGCGCCCGAGGGCTGGAAGCTGGTGCCCGAAGGGCTGGAATACGAGAACGTGATCTACATAAACGCCCAACCCGAGGTGCTGCCCGGCACCAGCTCGGTGCTGTTTTTGCCGGATATTCAGCACCGCTCCCTGGGCCAGGTGGGCAAGAACAATACGCGCCTGCTGGACTCCGAGCGCAACATCGTCACCCGGATCAAGCAAGACGCGCTGGAAACCGCCAGCCTCGCCTCGGTAGACGCCTTTACCGTGCGCCCCACCTGCCAGTCCTGCACCATCGGCCTGGATGGTCTGAAGACCGAAATGGCCGGCGTCGACTTCAACCTCTTCGAAGGGCCGGCCTGAGTTCAGGCTTTAGCGGGGCAGGACCGGCTGACGTGCGGGCTTGCCCTTGCCTTTACCACCTTTGGCGGCATCCTTGCGGGCCTTGGCGGCTTCCTGGTTGCGGGCAAAGGCGGCGGCCTTGGCCTCTTCGCGCTTGTCCCATGGCTTGCTGCCATCGGCGGCGCGCGGTGGCAAGCCGGTGTGCTGGGTGAGGATCTTCTGGCCCTTGGCAACCTTGTGGCTGCCAGCAGGCGTGGAGTTCTTGCGCCGCGCACTCTGGTAGCTGTCGGTGTCCGGCTGATGCAGCGGGATCAACTGGTGCTTGCCCGGACCGATCAGGTCGGCACGGCCCATGCGCTCCAGCGCTTCACGCAGCATCGGCCAGCCTTTTGGATCGTGATAGCGCAGGAAAGCCTTGTGCAAACGGCGCTGCTCCTCGCTCTTGACGATCGTCAGGTTGTCGCTCTTGTAGGTGACCTTGCGCAGCGGGTTCTTGCCCGAGTGGTACATCGCCGTGGCCGAAGCCATGGGTGACGGGTAGAACGCCTGCACTTGATCCGCGCGGAAGCCGTTGCCCTTTAGCCACAGCGCCAGGTTCATCATGTCTTCATCGGTGGTGCCCGGATGGGCGGCGATGAAGTACGGGATCAGGTACTGCTCCTTGCCCGCCTCCTTGGAGTACTTCTCGAACATGCGCTTGAACTTGTCGTATGAGCCGATACCCGGCTTCATCATCTGGTTCAGCGGACCTTCTTCGGTGTGCTCCGGGGCGATCTTCAGATAGCCGCCCACGTGGTGGGTCACCAGCTCCTTGACGTATTCGGGCGATTCCACTGCCAGGTCGTAGCGCAGGCCGGAAGCGATGAGGATCTTCTTCACGCCGGGCAAAGCACGGGCACTGCGGTACAGCTGGATCAGCGACGAGTGGTCGGTGTTCAGGTTCGGGCAGATGCCAGGGAACACGCACGACGGCTTGCGGCACGCGGATTCGATTTCCGGGCTCTTGCAGGCAATGCGGTACATGTTCGCGGTCGGCCCGCCTAGGTCGGAGATGACCCCGGTAAAGCCCGGCACCTTGTCGCGGATCTCTTCGATCTCGCGAATGATCGACTCTTCGGAGCGGTTCTGGATGATGCGCCCTTCGTGCTCGGTGATCGAGCAGAAGGTGCAGCCGCCAAAGCAGCCACGCATGATGTTCACCGAGAAGCGAATCATGTCGTAGGCCGGGATTTTCTCTTTGCCATAGGCCGGGTGCGGGACGCGGGCGTAGGGCATGCCGAACACGTAGTCCATTTCCTCGGTGGTCATGGGAATGGGCGGCGGGTTGAACCACACGTCCACTTCGCCATGTTTCTGCACCAGGGCGCGGGCGTTGCCGGGGTTGGTCTCCAGGTGCAGCACGCGGTTGGCGTGGGCATAGAGCACAGCGTCGCTGCGGACTTTCTCGAACGATGGCAGACGGATGACGGTCTTGTCGCGAGTCATGCGCGGGCTGGCCAGGATCTGCACGACCTTCGGCTCGTCGGGATCCTCTTGCGGGCCTTTTTCCTGCTCGATGGCGCAGGCCTGGGTGTCCTGGGTATTCACGTACGGGTTGATGATCTTGTCGACCTTGCCCGGACGGTCAATGCGCGTCGAGTCGACTTCGTACCAACCTTCCGGGGTATCACGGCGAATGAACGCGGTGCCGCGGATATCGGTGATGGTATCGATCGACTGGCCGTAGGATAGACGCTGGGCGACTTCGACGATGGCGCGCTCGGCGTTGCCATACAAGAGGATGTCGGCGCAGGCGTCGATCAGGATCGAATGACGAACCCGGTCCTGCCAGTAATCATAGTGGGCGATGCGGCGCAGCGAGGCTTCGATGCCACCCAGCACGATCGGCACGTGCTTGTAGGCTTCCTTGCAGCGCTGGCTGTACACCAGGCTGGCGCGGTCCGGCCGCGAACCGGCCAGGCCACCGGGGGTGTAGGCGTCGTCGGAACGGACTTTCTTGTCGGCGGTGTAACGGTTGATCATCGAGTCCATGTTGCCGGCCGCAACGCCGAAGAACAGATTCGGCTCGCCGAGCTTCATGAAGTCGTCTTTGCTGGTCCAGTCGGGTTGGGCGATGATGCCCACGCGAAAGCCCTGGGACTCCAGCAGGCGGCCGATGATGGCCATGCCGAACGACGGGTGATCCACATACGCATCACCGGTGACAATGATGATGTCGCAGGAATCCCAGCCAAGCTGATCCATCTCCTCCCTGCTCATGGGCAGGAACGGTGCGGGACCGAAACATTCGGCCCAGTACTTGGGATAGTCGAAAAGCGGCTTGGCTGCTTGCATGTCGATGACCGTGTTGGCTACAGATGGAAAAACGCGGGCGCGGAATATAGCACAAAAATTAACCAAATCCGACGGTAATGGTCGGATTTTGGTGAAGGTTTAGTGTGCTCTTGCAGGCCTCTTCGCGGGCAAGCCCTGCTCCCACAAGTGTGCGCTCACCTCTGTGGGAGCAAGGCTTGCCCGCGAAGAGGCTCGCCTGAATGACGACAAAGCCGGTAATTACTCGTCGTCGTCGAAGTTGTAACTGCCCGGCGCCAGATTCTCGAACCGGGTGTACTTGCCGATGAACGCCAGACGAATAAAACCGATCGGGCCGTTCCGCTGCTTGCCGATGATGATCTCGGCGATGCCCTTGTGCTCGGTCTCGGGGTGATAGACCTCGTCCCGGTAAACGAACATGATCACGTCGGCATCCTGCTCGATCGCTCCGGATTCGCGCAAGTCGGAGTTCACGGGGCGCTTGTTGGGCCGTTGCTCCAACGAGCGGTTGAGCTGCGACAGCGCCACCACCGGGCAGTTGAATTCCTTGGCCAGCGCCTTGAGCGACCGCGAGATCTCGGAAATCTCGTTGGTCCGGTTATCGCCGCTCGAACCCGGAATTTGCATCAGCTGCAGGTAGTCGATCATGATCAGACCGATCTCCCCGTGCTCACGCACCAGTCGCCGGGTGCGCGCGCGCATTTCCGATGGGCTGATGCCCGCCGTGTCGTCGATGAACAGCTTGCGGTCGTTGAGCAGATTGACCGCCGAGGTCAGGCGCGGCCAATCGTCGTCGTCCAGCCGACCGGAACGGACTTTGGTCTGATCGATCCGGCCAAGCGACGACAGCATCCGCATGATCAGCGAATCGCCTGGCATCTCCAATGAGTAGACCAGTACCGTCTTTTCGCTGCGCAATACCGCGTTTTCGACGAGGTTCATCGCGAAGGTAGTCTTACCCATCGACGGACGACCGGCCACGATAATCAAATCGGCAGGCTGCAGGCCGCTGGTCTTCTCGTCGAGGTCGGTATAGCCGGTGGACAGGCCGGTGATCGCCGCATCGGTGTTGAACAGCGTGTCGATGCGGTCGATGGCTTTGGTCAGCAGGTCGTTGACGCTGACTGGCCCGCCGGTCTTGGGCCGCGCTTCGGCGATCTGGAAGATCTGCCGCTCGGCCTCGTCAAGAATCTCCGCGGCGTTGCGCCCCAGCGGATTGAATGCGCTGTCGGCGATGTCGTTGCTGATGGTGATCAGCTGACGCAGCGTGGCGCGCTCGCGAACGATTTGCGCATAGGCCTTGATGTTGGCGACCGACGGCGTATTTTTCGCCAGTTCACCGAGGTAACCGAGACCGCCGACCTGGGCGCTCTGACCTTCGCGGTCGAGCTGCTCGTGTAGGGTCACCACGTCGAACGGGGTGTTCTGATCGGCCAGACGCGCGATGGCGCGGAAGATCAAACGGTGGTCATGACGATAGAAGTCGCCATCCGACACTTGATCGAGCACGCGTTCCCAGGCGTCGTTGGACAGCATCAAGCCACCGAGCACGGCCTGTTCGGCCTCGATGGAATGCGGCGGCACCTTGAGGGCAGACGTTTGCAGATCGTATTGCTCGGGGGCGGATATCTCGTTCATGACCACACTGAATTAGGCTATCTGAGAAAGACAAAGGGCACGACCTGTAAACAGGATCGTGCCCGATGTTAACCGTCTGACACACAAGGTGCCAGACCGTCAGGTATTGCTTAAGCTGCTACCACGACAACGCGGACAGTGGCTTCTACGTCGCTGTGCAGGTGCACAGCCACGTCGAATTCACCGACGTTGCGGATGGTGCCGTTCGGCAGACGAACTTCGCTTTTTGCCACTTCGACGCCAGAGGCGGTCAGTGCATCAGCGATGTCGTGAGTACCGATCGAACCGAACAGCTTGCCTTCGTCGCCAGCGGTGGCAGTGATGGTCACTTCCAGCTCGGCCAGTTGGGCAGCACGGCTTTCAGCCGATGCTTTCTTGTCAGCGGCAGCTTGTTCCAGCTCAGCGCGACGCTCTTCGAACGCAGCCAGGTTGGCAGCGGTCGCAGCGGTAGCCTTGCCGTAAGGCAGCAGGTAGTTACGACCGTAACCAGCCTTGACGTTTACCTTGTCGCCCAGGTTGCCCAGGTTGGCGACTTTTTCCAGAAGGATCAGTTGCATGTGGAAATCCTCTTAACTTTTAACCTTCACCGTTCGCGTTATCGGCGTCTTTCGGCGCCAGACGACCGCGAAAATCAATCAGGCTGTCGACGATGGCCAAGACCACCAGCAACGGATAGATCAGTTGCATGAACAGCAGCAGTGTCACGTAAAGCCCGACCAGCCAGAACTTGCCCAGCGTGCCCCGTACCACCAGCCCGTGCATCAGCGCCAGGCCGGCAAACACCAGCGGAACACTGCACAACGGCGTCAGCATGGCGATCTGTGGACCGAAGTTCGGACCGACCAACATGCACGCCAGCAGCATCAACGCTGGCCACAGGGGGATTCTGATGGCCCGAAACTCGCGACCGAACCCACCCGGGTTGTACAACACTGCCTGCCAGTAGCGACCCAGAATCAGGGCCAGCACACTGACGGCTTGCAACAAGGCCGCAATCAGACCGGTCAGCACCGGTGCGATCAGCGCAGCCAGGCGGGCCTGTTCCTCTACCGACAATTGCTGGTAGAAGCCCTGAAGCAACCGCGGCAACAGCTTTTCGAGCTGTTGCGCCATCGCTTCGATGGGCACCTGGAACACCACACCCAATACCACGCCATACACCAGGCCCAGCGCGATGCTGACCAGCAGCACCCGGTTCCACGACTCACTGGAGCGCAATTGCGCCGCCAGCACCAGCGTGCCCAGCAACACCATCAAGGTGCGCGGTTCGCCGAAATACCACCAGACCAAGGCCGGCAGCAGAGCCCAGAGCAGAACGCCAGAGGCGTCCTTCATTCCGCGCCGCAGGTACACAAGGCACCCAGCGGCGGCACTCAACCAGAACAACAACGGCATTGCCGCACAAGCAACCACTACGAGAGTGGCCTGCACGCGACCGCGCATGATGAAATCAGCTAACGAACGCATGCAATCTATCCCTTGCTACAGTCGACTGCCCGGTCTCAGCGGCCGTGGCTGTCGGTGTAGGCCAGCAGGGCCAGGAAGCGGGCGCGCTTGATAGCGGTGGCCAGCTGACGCTGATAACGAGCTTTGGTACCGGTGATACGGCTTGGAACAATTTTGCCGGTTTCGGATACGTAGGCTTTCAGGGTGTTGAGATCTTTGTAATCGATCTCTTTCACTTCTTCAGCGGTGAAGCGGCAGAATTTACGACGACGGAAGAAACGTGCCATGTTATAGGCTCCTCAAGTGGTCCGTGGATTACTCGTCAGCGTTATCGCTGTTGTCGCTGTCATCACTGTCAGCGCTTTCAGCGCCTTCGTGCTCAGGACGATCGCGACGCTCACGGCGCTCACTGCGGTTTTCTTCAGCCTTGAGCATCTCGGATTGGCCAGTAACGGCTTCTTCGCGACGGATGACCAGGTTACGGATCACAGCATCGTTGTAGCGGAAGTTGTCTTCCAGCTCGGACAGAGCCTTGCCAGTGCACTCAACGTTCAGCATCACGTAGTGAGCCTTGTG
Proteins encoded:
- a CDS encoding YgiQ family radical SAM protein, which translates into the protein MQAAKPLFDYPKYWAECFGPAPFLPMSREEMDQLGWDSCDIIIVTGDAYVDHPSFGMAIIGRLLESQGFRVGIIAQPDWTSKDDFMKLGEPNLFFGVAAGNMDSMINRYTADKKVRSDDAYTPGGLAGSRPDRASLVYSQRCKEAYKHVPIVLGGIEASLRRIAHYDYWQDRVRHSILIDACADILLYGNAERAIVEVAQRLSYGQSIDTITDIRGTAFIRRDTPEGWYEVDSTRIDRPGKVDKIINPYVNTQDTQACAIEQEKGPQEDPDEPKVVQILASPRMTRDKTVIRLPSFEKVRSDAVLYAHANRVLHLETNPGNARALVQKHGEVDVWFNPPPIPMTTEEMDYVFGMPYARVPHPAYGKEKIPAYDMIRFSVNIMRGCFGGCTFCSITEHEGRIIQNRSEESIIREIEEIRDKVPGFTGVISDLGGPTANMYRIACKSPEIESACRKPSCVFPGICPNLNTDHSSLIQLYRSARALPGVKKILIASGLRYDLAVESPEYVKELVTHHVGGYLKIAPEHTEEGPLNQMMKPGIGSYDKFKRMFEKYSKEAGKEQYLIPYFIAAHPGTTDEDMMNLALWLKGNGFRADQVQAFYPSPMASATAMYHSGKNPLRKVTYKSDNLTIVKSEEQRRLHKAFLRYHDPKGWPMLREALERMGRADLIGPGKHQLIPLHQPDTDSYQSARRKNSTPAGSHKVAKGQKILTQHTGLPPRAADGSKPWDKREEAKAAAFARNQEAAKARKDAAKGGKGKGKPARQPVLPR
- the dnaB gene encoding replicative DNA helicase; translation: MNEISAPEQYDLQTSALKVPPHSIEAEQAVLGGLMLSNDAWERVLDQVSDGDFYRHDHRLIFRAIARLADQNTPFDVVTLHEQLDREGQSAQVGGLGYLGELAKNTPSVANIKAYAQIVRERATLRQLITISNDIADSAFNPLGRNAAEILDEAERQIFQIAEARPKTGGPVSVNDLLTKAIDRIDTLFNTDAAITGLSTGYTDLDEKTSGLQPADLIIVAGRPSMGKTTFAMNLVENAVLRSEKTVLVYSLEMPGDSLIMRMLSSLGRIDQTKVRSGRLDDDDWPRLTSAVNLLNDRKLFIDDTAGISPSEMRARTRRLVREHGEIGLIMIDYLQLMQIPGSSGDNRTNEISEISRSLKALAKEFNCPVVALSQLNRSLEQRPNKRPVNSDLRESGAIEQDADVIMFVYRDEVYHPETEHKGIAEIIIGKQRNGPIGFIRLAFIGKYTRFENLAPGSYNFDDDE
- the rplI gene encoding 50S ribosomal protein L9, whose translation is MQLILLEKVANLGNLGDKVNVKAGYGRNYLLPYGKATAATAANLAAFEERRAELEQAAADKKASAESRAAQLAELEVTITATAGDEGKLFGSIGTHDIADALTASGVEVAKSEVRLPNGTIRNVGEFDVAVHLHSDVEATVRVVVVAA
- the rpsR gene encoding 30S ribosomal protein S18, with product MARFFRRRKFCRFTAEEVKEIDYKDLNTLKAYVSETGKIVPSRITGTKARYQRQLATAIKRARFLALLAYTDSHGR
- the rpsF gene encoding 30S ribosomal protein S6; this translates as MRHYEIIFLVHPDQSEQVGGMVERYTKLIEEDGGKIHRLEDWGRRQLAYAINNVHKAHYVMLNVECTGKALSELEDNFRYNDAVIRNLVIRREEAVTGQSEMLKAEENRSERRERRDRPEHEGAESADSDDSDNSDNADE